Genomic DNA from Deinococcus humi:
CCAGTGGTTCGTCTTTCCGTGGGTCTGTCATTGCAACTCCCGTTCTGCTCTCTTTGCCCTGTGCGAGAAAAGCAGGGCAACCTCGTCAAGAAGTCGCCCTGCCTTGCCAGAATTGGCTTTAGCTCTTGCGAGTGGTGTCGTCCGTCATGGACCTGCCGTCGGCGTCGAGACGCACGTCGCCGCTCTTATTGACTTCCAGCACCTCACGGCCCACGGTCTCGGTGACGGTCTGCGAATCGGTGACCTCACGCTTGCCAACCGTGACTTCCTCGGTTACGAAGGCCTGCTTGCTGACGTTGGCACGCTCGGCTTCCAGATCAACATGCATAGTACGGGAGTCCTCACCGAGCACTGCACCTTCGACCGCCTGCGCGTTGGTCACAGCGTGGCGTTCAATGACCACTTCCTCACGCATAAGGTCGACATTAACGTTTTCCTGGTGGGTCTCGACGCGCTTACCAACCTCAACGCTGCCGGCGACGAAGCGGTCCTTGTTGACCATCAGGCGCTCTTCGAGCAGACGCAGTTTTTCAGGCGTCTGGTACATGGCGTCATCATCGCGGTAGCCAGCCCGTGCGGCGTACTGGCTCTCGTCGACCTGATAATCAGTGTTGGCGGCGCGCAGGACACGCTCGTCAGACATCTGTGCCTCTTCGCCATACTCCTCGCCGGTACGGTATTCGCGCATGTCGCCGACCTGGTCTTTGGTCAGGTTGGTGAAATGCACTTCTTCACCCTGGAAGGTCGACATGCCCACGGGCACCACGACTTCCTTGCTGGAGAACCAGCCGCCCACGTCCACGATCAGGTAGCGGATCTTGCCGGTTTCAGGCTCAGCCAACGCACCGCGAATGGTCCCGATCTTCTCACCATTCATGCCATAGGCAGTCTGGCCGGTGGGATCGTGGTATTCATTGCCGAGAACGTCGGAGTGCTGGGCGGTAATGTCGGACAGGGGCATCAAACGGGCCATGTGGGTCTCCTTGTGGTGAATGCG
This window encodes:
- a CDS encoding DUF2382 domain-containing protein, with protein sequence MARLMPLSDITAQHSDVLGNEYHDPTGQTAYGMNGEKIGTIRGALAEPETGKIRYLIVDVGGWFSSKEVVVPVGMSTFQGEEVHFTNLTKDQVGDMREYRTGEEYGEEAQMSDERVLRAANTDYQVDESQYAARAGYRDDDAMYQTPEKLRLLEERLMVNKDRFVAGSVEVGKRVETHQENVNVDLMREEVVIERHAVTNAQAVEGAVLGEDSRTMHVDLEAERANVSKQAFVTEEVTVGKREVTDSQTVTETVGREVLEVNKSGDVRLDADGRSMTDDTTRKS